A DNA window from Vicinamibacterales bacterium contains the following coding sequences:
- a CDS encoding MFS transporter, producing the protein MPLPVARPSDDAVDGSPAWRALAAVAAAELLGMSLWFSATAVTPSLVDAFRLTAAETSWLTMAVQAGFVVGTLVTALANLADVVNPRRLMGVGCLAGAACNAAALVMTGPLALIATRFLTGVSLAWVYPPAMKIVAGWFRTRRGFALGVLVGGLTLGKAMPHLVTALFGGAWRVSMLFTSGLALAGAVLALAVVRDGPLALTTSRFDFSAIGRILAVRDVRLVTLGYLGHMWELYAMWAWMAAFATASLAASGDPGATRLAALVAFVAIGSGALGCVWAGRLADLLGKARIARAAMAVSGSRRSPRPWSTDAIRSGSSCWPSSGVSAWWPTRRSSRRW; encoded by the coding sequence ATGCCCCTGCCCGTCGCACGCCCGTCCGATGACGCCGTGGACGGCAGTCCCGCCTGGCGGGCGCTGGCGGCGGTGGCTGCGGCCGAGTTGTTGGGCATGTCCTTGTGGTTCTCGGCCACCGCGGTGACGCCCTCGCTCGTGGACGCCTTCCGGCTCACCGCCGCGGAGACGTCGTGGCTCACGATGGCCGTCCAGGCGGGCTTCGTCGTGGGCACGCTCGTCACCGCGCTCGCCAACCTCGCCGACGTCGTCAATCCCCGGCGCCTGATGGGCGTCGGCTGCCTCGCGGGCGCGGCGTGCAACGCGGCCGCGCTCGTCATGACGGGCCCGCTGGCGCTCATCGCCACGCGGTTCCTCACGGGCGTCTCGCTGGCCTGGGTCTATCCGCCCGCGATGAAGATCGTCGCCGGGTGGTTCCGAACGCGCCGGGGGTTCGCGTTGGGCGTGCTCGTCGGCGGCCTCACGCTGGGCAAGGCCATGCCCCACCTGGTGACGGCGCTCTTCGGCGGTGCATGGCGGGTGTCCATGCTCTTCACGTCCGGACTGGCCCTGGCCGGCGCCGTGCTGGCGCTCGCGGTCGTCCGCGACGGCCCGCTGGCGCTCACGACGTCGCGGTTCGACTTCTCGGCCATCGGCCGCATTCTCGCCGTACGCGACGTGCGGCTCGTGACGCTCGGCTACCTCGGGCACATGTGGGAGCTGTACGCGATGTGGGCCTGGATGGCGGCCTTCGCCACCGCGAGCCTCGCGGCCAGCGGCGATCCCGGCGCCACGCGCCTGGCCGCACTCGTGGCGTTCGTGGCCATCGGCAGCGGCGCGCTGGGCTGCGTGTGGGCGGGGCGCCTGGCCGACCTGCTCGGCAAGGCCCGCATCGCCCGCGCCGCCATGGCCGTGTCGGGCTCTCGGCGCTCGCCACGGCCGTGGTCTACGGACGCCATCCGATCTGGCTCTTCGTGCTGGCCCTCGTCTGGGGTTTCAGCGTGGTGGCCGACTCGGCGCAGTTCTCGGCGCTGGTGA
- a CDS encoding Mrp/NBP35 family ATP-binding protein: protein MAEGLQPAAVMEALGRVIDPEFGADLVTLGMPKDVQVDGARVRFTLELPTPAHPARRQLRDAAEAAVAAVPGVEGVEVAVTANVKAVTRPEHGQPPLPTVKNIIAVGAGKGGVGKTTVSVNLALALAEMGAKVGILDGDVYGPNVPIMFGLSAELGTDGQKITPAEKFGIQIVSMAFLAKDDQALIWRGPMLHSAIRQFFTEVAWRDLDYLIIDMPPGTGDVALSLSQTVKVAGAVVVTTPQVVSLADTRRAVKMYEKLTIPPLGLVENMSYYACPNCHVESDIFGHGGGEQLAGEMDVPFLGRLPVYQPIRVGGDRGVPLVIAEPNSPAGRAFFSLAEQVAIRCALRARENAIKHKGKIPLIPVR from the coding sequence ATGGCAGAGGGGCTGCAGCCGGCCGCGGTGATGGAAGCGCTGGGCCGCGTGATCGACCCGGAGTTCGGCGCCGACCTCGTGACCCTGGGGATGCCCAAGGACGTCCAGGTGGACGGCGCGCGCGTGCGCTTCACCCTGGAACTGCCGACGCCGGCCCATCCCGCACGGCGCCAGCTCCGCGACGCCGCCGAGGCCGCGGTGGCCGCGGTGCCGGGCGTCGAGGGCGTCGAGGTCGCCGTGACCGCGAACGTGAAGGCCGTGACCAGGCCGGAGCACGGTCAGCCGCCGCTCCCGACGGTGAAGAACATCATCGCCGTCGGCGCGGGCAAGGGCGGCGTCGGCAAGACCACGGTGTCCGTCAACCTCGCCCTGGCCCTGGCCGAGATGGGCGCGAAGGTGGGCATCCTGGACGGCGACGTCTACGGCCCCAACGTGCCGATCATGTTCGGCCTCTCGGCCGAGCTCGGCACCGACGGACAGAAGATCACCCCCGCCGAGAAGTTCGGCATCCAGATCGTCTCGATGGCCTTCCTCGCCAAGGACGATCAGGCCCTCATCTGGCGCGGCCCGATGCTGCACAGCGCCATCCGCCAGTTCTTCACCGAGGTGGCGTGGCGCGACCTGGACTACCTGATCATCGACATGCCGCCGGGCACGGGCGACGTCGCGCTCTCGCTCAGCCAGACGGTGAAGGTCGCCGGCGCCGTGGTCGTGACGACGCCGCAGGTGGTGTCGCTCGCCGACACGCGGCGCGCCGTGAAGATGTACGAGAAGCTCACGATCCCGCCGCTCGGGCTGGTGGAGAACATGAGCTACTACGCGTGTCCGAACTGCCACGTCGAGAGCGACATCTTCGGCCACGGCGGCGGCGAGCAGCTCGCCGGCGAGATGGACGTCCCGTTCCTGGGCCGACTGCCCGTCTATCAGCCCATCCGCGTGGGCGGCGATCGGGGCGTGCCGCTCGTGATCGCGGAGCCCAACTCCCCGGCCGGCCGCGCGTTCTTCTCCCTGGCCGAACAGGTCGCCATCCGCTGCGCCCTCCGCGCCCGCGAGAACGCCATCAAGCACAAGGGGAAGATTCCTCTCATCCCCGTGCGCTGA
- a CDS encoding uroporphyrinogen-III synthase: protein MTRDEGADGALSSALASAGLLPCPCPLLTEAPPADPTPLARAAARLGAYDWIVVASARSVAALRMAAGAWPRGVRTAAVGAATARALVDAGAAPPPVVGDGGAEPLWRVLANAAAWPGLDVLVPTTPGGRPFLAEALRGAGARVDLVEAYRMVPRAPEAIRADWRQAAPDAAVVASPRAAAALVHAVGREPLTALRAVVAIGSTTAEALSSLGVPCRVPSAADFPAVARLLQDLSRAEPVR, encoded by the coding sequence ATGACGCGGGACGAGGGCGCGGACGGCGCGCTCAGCTCGGCCCTCGCCAGCGCCGGGCTGCTGCCCTGCCCGTGCCCGCTCCTCACCGAAGCCCCGCCCGCCGATCCCACCCCCCTGGCCCGTGCGGCCGCCAGGCTCGGGGCCTACGACTGGATCGTCGTGGCGAGCGCCCGAAGCGTCGCGGCGCTGCGTATGGCCGCCGGCGCCTGGCCTCGTGGCGTCCGGACGGCCGCCGTCGGCGCGGCCACCGCCCGCGCGCTCGTGGACGCCGGTGCGGCGCCGCCGCCGGTGGTGGGCGACGGAGGCGCCGAGCCCCTGTGGCGCGTCCTCGCGAACGCCGCGGCGTGGCCCGGCCTCGACGTCCTGGTGCCGACCACGCCGGGCGGGCGGCCGTTCCTGGCCGAGGCCTTGCGCGGCGCGGGCGCCCGCGTGGATCTGGTCGAGGCCTACCGCATGGTGCCGCGCGCGCCCGAAGCCATCCGGGCGGACTGGCGCCAGGCGGCGCCCGACGCGGCGGTCGTGGCGAGCCCGCGGGCGGCGGCGGCGCTCGTCCACGCCGTCGGGCGCGAGCCTCTGACGGCCCTTCGCGCGGTGGTCGCCATCGGGTCCACCACGGCAGAGGCGCTGTCGTCCCTCGGCGTCCCCTGCCGCGTGCCGTCCGCCGCGGACTTCCCCGCCGTGGCGCGCCTGCTGCAGGATCTCAGTCGAGCGGAGCCCGTACGATGA
- a CDS encoding sensor histidine kinase: MTVQVPGADAVFDRTFVECSMLGFQSVLTLLLAIACAVLWRRGQGEFFLTWSAAWAVYVVRLACMSAFLVRRDLVWLFLHQAATGVSALLLLAAALQFSRGFRLRPAHALGVPLAIGWAWLVIYGLGSMVAAGISATILLAGVTIWTGVVFWRVRNDVPSGAARSLGIVFVFWGLHHLDYPLVRGFGAAVLYGVFIDVLVLFAIGLGLLFFVLAGERHRLAARTVELEQLTRLMLRVQEDERRRIARELHDEAGQVLTAVKIELELEGKAEAGAMVGRALHQVRHLSDLLRPSALDDLGLVAALRALVEDFSTRTRLAVTLDLDGGNRALPPDVEVVVYRVVQEALTNVARHARASSVHVALAGDSGHVGIEVVDDGQGLGQAEPHLGWLGMRERVAATGGRLSIDPGLGGGVQLRAWIPIGGAS; the protein is encoded by the coding sequence ATGACGGTCCAGGTGCCAGGCGCCGACGCGGTGTTCGATCGCACGTTCGTCGAGTGCAGCATGCTCGGCTTCCAGTCGGTCCTGACGCTGCTGCTCGCCATCGCGTGCGCCGTGCTCTGGCGTCGTGGCCAGGGCGAGTTCTTCCTGACGTGGTCGGCCGCGTGGGCGGTCTACGTCGTCCGGCTGGCCTGCATGTCCGCGTTCCTCGTGCGCCGCGATCTGGTGTGGCTGTTCCTCCACCAGGCGGCGACGGGGGTGAGCGCGCTCCTGCTGCTGGCCGCGGCCCTGCAGTTCTCGCGCGGCTTCAGGCTCCGCCCCGCACACGCCCTGGGCGTCCCGCTGGCCATCGGCTGGGCGTGGCTGGTGATCTACGGCCTGGGCAGCATGGTGGCCGCCGGCATCAGCGCCACGATCCTGCTGGCGGGCGTCACGATCTGGACGGGCGTGGTGTTCTGGCGCGTCCGGAACGACGTGCCGAGCGGCGCGGCGCGCAGCCTCGGCATCGTCTTCGTGTTCTGGGGCCTGCATCACCTGGACTACCCGCTCGTGCGCGGATTCGGCGCGGCCGTGCTGTACGGCGTGTTCATCGACGTCCTGGTGCTCTTCGCGATCGGGCTCGGCCTGCTCTTCTTCGTCCTGGCCGGCGAGCGGCACCGCCTCGCCGCGCGCACGGTGGAACTCGAGCAGCTCACGCGGCTGATGCTCCGGGTGCAGGAGGACGAGCGCCGGCGGATCGCCCGCGAGCTGCACGACGAGGCGGGCCAGGTGCTGACCGCGGTCAAGATCGAGCTCGAGCTGGAAGGCAAGGCCGAAGCCGGGGCCATGGTGGGGCGCGCGCTGCACCAGGTGCGGCACCTGAGCGACCTGCTGCGGCCGTCCGCGCTCGACGACCTGGGCCTGGTGGCGGCGCTGCGCGCGCTCGTCGAGGACTTCTCGACGCGCACGCGGCTGGCGGTCACGCTCGACCTCGACGGCGGGAACCGGGCGCTGCCGCCGGACGTGGAGGTCGTCGTGTACCGCGTGGTGCAGGAGGCGTTGACCAACGTGGCGCGCCACGCGCGGGCATCGTCGGTCCACGTCGCGCTGGCCGGCGATTCCGGCCACGTGGGCATCGAGGTCGTCGACGACGGACAGGGCCTGGGCCAGGCCGAACCGCACCTCGGGTGGCTCGGCATGCGCGAGCGCGTCGCCGCCACCGGCGGGCGGCTCAGCATCGACCCCGGGCTCGGCGGCGGCGTGCAGCTCCGCGCGTGGATTCCGATAGGCGGCGCGTCGTGA
- a CDS encoding response regulator transcription factor, with product MTDTPIRVVLADDHTLVRAGIRRILEGQAGFEVIAEASTGADAVALVGRHSPDVLVLDVSMPDGDGIEVLRKLRQAPPAHPPRIVVLTMYAGREYVARAMREGADAYLLKDSAVQDLVTAVRAVMAGRRYFSPAVQDVMADWVGGRSNAGPQGLTEREREVLEWLARGCSSREVAGHLAISVRTVETHRANLMQKLDVKSVATLIQVAIREGLISPPAAQ from the coding sequence GTGACCGACACACCGATCAGGGTCGTGCTCGCCGACGATCACACGCTCGTCCGGGCGGGCATCCGCCGCATTCTCGAAGGCCAGGCGGGCTTCGAGGTGATCGCGGAGGCGTCCACGGGCGCGGACGCCGTCGCGCTGGTGGGTCGCCACTCGCCCGACGTGCTGGTGCTGGACGTGAGCATGCCGGACGGCGACGGCATCGAGGTGCTCCGCAAGTTGAGACAGGCGCCCCCGGCGCACCCTCCACGGATCGTGGTCCTCACCATGTATGCCGGGCGCGAGTACGTCGCGCGCGCGATGCGCGAGGGCGCCGATGCGTACCTGCTGAAGGACTCGGCGGTGCAGGACCTGGTGACGGCGGTCAGGGCGGTGATGGCCGGGCGCCGCTACTTCAGCCCCGCCGTGCAGGACGTCATGGCCGACTGGGTCGGCGGGCGTTCGAACGCCGGGCCCCAGGGACTCACCGAGCGCGAACGGGAAGTCCTGGAATGGCTGGCCCGGGGATGCTCGAGCCGCGAGGTGGCCGGGCACCTCGCCATCAGCGTCCGGACGGTCGAGACCCACCGGGCGAACCTGATGCAGAAGCTGGACGTGAAATCCGTGGCAACCCTGATCCAGGTGGCCATCCGCGAGGGGCTCATCTCGCCCCCCGCCGCTCAGTAG
- the hemC gene encoding hydroxymethylbilane synthase, which produces MSPLRLGARGSALALWQARHVAARLTGDGVAVELVEIVSTGDQVVDVPLADVEGTGFFTATLERALLDGRVDLAVHSCKDLPVGETPGLMVAAIPERGPVEDVLVAPAGVTLASLPAGAKVGTCSVRRTAQLVARRPDLTFVPLRGNVPTRVGRVTSGELDAIVLARAGLERLGLGAHIAEVFPLEHVLPAPAQGALAIQCRQSDDGLAVRLAALDDADARRAVEAERTVLHLLGGGCSVPVGAFARVEGSGLSLRAAVFDLAGGPALRASAEGNDAVAVGEQVADALLRQGAARLLAVADKAPRHWHVRSEEVS; this is translated from the coding sequence ATGTCCCCGCTCCGTCTCGGCGCCCGGGGCAGTGCGCTCGCGCTGTGGCAGGCGCGCCACGTCGCCGCGCGTCTCACCGGGGACGGCGTCGCCGTGGAGCTCGTGGAGATCGTGTCCACCGGCGACCAGGTGGTGGACGTGCCGCTCGCCGACGTGGAGGGCACGGGCTTCTTCACCGCGACGCTCGAGCGCGCCCTCCTCGACGGCCGCGTCGACCTGGCCGTGCACAGCTGCAAGGACCTCCCCGTCGGGGAGACGCCAGGGCTGATGGTGGCGGCGATCCCGGAGCGTGGACCCGTCGAAGACGTGCTCGTGGCGCCCGCCGGCGTGACGCTGGCCTCGCTGCCCGCGGGCGCGAAGGTCGGCACCTGCAGCGTGCGGCGGACGGCGCAGCTCGTGGCGCGGCGCCCGGACCTGACGTTCGTGCCGCTGCGCGGCAACGTCCCGACGCGCGTCGGACGGGTGACGTCGGGCGAGCTCGACGCCATCGTGCTCGCGCGGGCGGGCCTGGAGCGCCTCGGCCTCGGCGCCCACATCGCCGAGGTCTTCCCGCTGGAGCACGTGTTGCCGGCGCCCGCCCAGGGCGCCCTGGCCATCCAGTGCCGGCAATCCGACGACGGCCTCGCGGTCCGGCTGGCCGCGCTCGACGACGCCGACGCCAGGCGCGCCGTGGAGGCCGAGCGCACCGTCCTGCACCTGCTGGGCGGCGGCTGTTCGGTGCCCGTCGGCGCCTTCGCACGGGTGGAGGGCTCGGGCCTCTCCCTCAGGGCGGCCGTGTTCGATCTCGCGGGCGGCCCGGCGCTGCGCGCGTCTGCGGAGGGGAACGACGCCGTCGCGGTCGGCGAACAGGTGGCGGACGCCCTGCTCCGCCAGGGCGCGGCGCGCCTGCTCGCCGTCGCCGACAAGGCGCCGAGGCACTGGCACGTGCGCTCCGAGGAGGTCTCATGA
- the hemB gene encoding porphobilinogen synthase has product MTPPMFRGRRLRRTPALRAMAREHVIRPEQLVAPLFVVPGRGVRQPIASMPGHSRLSVDLAVEEAAELAALGVGSVLLFGIPDAKDDMGSGAWDPAGPVPTAIAAIKAAVPDLTVWADVCLCEYTSHGHCGVLAPNDVDNDASLPLLARTAVAYADAGADVIAPSDMMDGRVGEIRRVLDASGHAQAVIVSYAAKYASAFYGPFRDAAGSTPQHGDRRGYQMDPPNVREAVREALADVAEGADVVMVKPGLPYLDVIRAIRDRVDVPVAAYQVSGEYAMLHAAAERGWVDLPRAMHEATIALRRAGADLVITYFARELASSVRPAAVASAVEAPA; this is encoded by the coding sequence ATGACACCGCCGATGTTCCGGGGCCGCCGACTGCGCCGCACGCCGGCCCTCCGTGCGATGGCCCGTGAGCACGTCATCCGGCCGGAGCAGCTCGTGGCTCCGCTGTTCGTCGTGCCGGGCCGCGGCGTGCGCCAGCCCATCGCGTCGATGCCCGGGCACTCACGCCTTTCGGTGGACCTGGCCGTCGAGGAGGCCGCCGAGCTCGCCGCGCTCGGCGTGGGATCGGTCCTGCTCTTCGGTATCCCCGACGCCAAGGACGACATGGGATCCGGCGCCTGGGACCCGGCGGGCCCCGTCCCGACGGCCATCGCCGCGATCAAGGCCGCGGTCCCCGACCTGACGGTGTGGGCCGACGTCTGCCTCTGCGAGTACACCAGCCACGGCCATTGCGGCGTACTCGCGCCGAACGACGTGGACAACGATGCCTCGCTGCCCCTGCTGGCGCGCACGGCGGTGGCGTACGCCGACGCCGGCGCCGACGTGATCGCGCCGTCCGACATGATGGACGGCCGCGTCGGCGAGATCCGGCGGGTCCTCGACGCCAGCGGCCACGCGCAGGCCGTGATCGTGTCCTACGCCGCGAAGTACGCGTCGGCGTTCTACGGGCCGTTCCGCGACGCGGCAGGCTCCACGCCGCAGCACGGCGACCGCCGCGGCTACCAGATGGACCCGCCCAACGTCCGCGAGGCCGTCCGCGAGGCGCTGGCCGACGTCGCCGAAGGCGCGGACGTCGTCATGGTCAAGCCCGGCCTGCCCTACCTCGACGTGATCCGGGCGATTCGCGACCGCGTGGACGTGCCGGTGGCCGCCTATCAGGTGTCGGGGGAGTACGCGATGCTGCACGCGGCCGCCGAGCGGGGCTGGGTCGATCTCCCACGCGCCATGCACGAAGCGACCATCGCGCTGCGCCGCGCCGGCGCCGATCTGGTGATCACCTACTTCGCCCGGGAGCTCGCCTCGTCGGTGCGGCCGGCCGCGGTGGCCAGCGCCGTGGAGGCACCGGCGTGA
- a CDS encoding glutamate-1-semialdehyde 2,1-aminomutase translates to MSVPVSPPGTAWFARAARVTPGGVHSPVRAFASVKADPIAVVSGRGAIVTDVEGRTFVDYIGAWGPALLGHGHPAIEAAVVAAAGRGLVFGLAGPAEVDLAERLSARVPGCEMLRFTVTGTEATMSAVRVARAATGRRVVVKFAGGYHGHADTFLVSAGSGAATLGVPDSPGVTQAAAGDTAVAEFNDLASVDRVLAAHAGQVAAVIVEPVVGNMGCVPPAPGFLEGLRERCTRTGSVLIFDEVMCGLRVARGGAAERYGVTPDLVTLGKVAGGGMPLAAFGGARALMSLVAPAGPVYQAGTYAAHPLSVAAGLAMLDAIDAQPDLYDRLERAGARLVAGLAHGAAEAGVPISLQRVGSMWTGFFSPRPVRGWADASAVDRDAFARFFRAMLARNVLLPPSPFEAAFLSAAHDDAIVDSTIEAARAAFVEARG, encoded by the coding sequence GTGAGCGTGCCGGTCTCTCCGCCCGGCACCGCCTGGTTCGCCCGGGCCGCGCGCGTGACGCCGGGCGGCGTGCATTCGCCGGTACGGGCCTTCGCGTCGGTGAAGGCGGACCCGATTGCCGTCGTCTCGGGCCGCGGCGCCATCGTCACCGACGTCGAGGGCCGGACGTTCGTCGACTACATCGGGGCCTGGGGCCCGGCCCTGCTCGGCCACGGCCACCCCGCCATCGAGGCCGCCGTCGTGGCGGCGGCGGGCCGCGGGCTCGTGTTCGGGCTCGCGGGCCCGGCGGAGGTGGATCTCGCCGAGCGTCTGTCGGCCAGGGTGCCCGGGTGCGAGATGCTGCGCTTCACGGTCACGGGCACGGAGGCGACCATGAGCGCCGTTCGCGTCGCGCGGGCGGCGACCGGCCGGCGAGTCGTGGTCAAGTTCGCCGGCGGCTATCACGGGCACGCCGACACGTTCCTCGTGAGCGCCGGGTCGGGCGCCGCCACGCTCGGCGTACCCGACTCGCCCGGCGTGACCCAGGCCGCCGCCGGCGACACGGCGGTGGCCGAGTTCAACGACCTCGCGAGCGTCGACCGCGTGCTGGCCGCGCACGCGGGCCAGGTCGCCGCCGTGATCGTCGAGCCCGTCGTCGGCAACATGGGCTGCGTCCCGCCCGCGCCCGGCTTCCTCGAAGGGCTGCGGGAGCGGTGCACGCGGACGGGCAGCGTGCTCATCTTCGACGAGGTGATGTGCGGGCTGCGCGTGGCGCGGGGCGGCGCCGCCGAACGCTACGGCGTGACGCCCGACCTCGTGACGCTCGGGAAGGTGGCCGGCGGCGGCATGCCCCTGGCGGCCTTCGGCGGCGCGCGCGCCCTCATGTCGCTCGTGGCGCCGGCCGGTCCCGTCTACCAGGCCGGAACCTACGCCGCGCACCCGCTGTCGGTGGCGGCCGGCCTCGCGATGCTCGACGCGATCGACGCGCAGCCCGACCTCTACGACCGGCTCGAACGCGCGGGCGCCCGGCTGGTCGCGGGGCTCGCGCATGGAGCGGCCGAGGCCGGCGTGCCGATCTCGCTCCAGCGAGTGGGTTCGATGTGGACGGGGTTCTTCTCGCCGCGGCCGGTGCGCGGCTGGGCGGACGCCTCGGCGGTGGACCGCGACGCGTTCGCGCGCTTCTTCCGGGCGATGCTCGCCAGGAACGTGCTCCTGCCGCCCTCGCCGTTCGAGGCCGCGTTCCTGTCGGCCGCGCACGACGACGCGATCGTCGACAGCACGATCGAGGCGGCCCGGGCCGCCTTCGTGGAGGCCCGCGGATGA
- the hemE gene encoding uroporphyrinogen decarboxylase, translated as MTDRFLRACRREAVDRTPVWIMRQAGRYLPEYRALRQRVDFLTLCKTPELAVEASLQPLRRFPLDASIIFSDILLPLEALGCEMTFNPGPKLAAPVRTREAVDRLTLRPVEETVPFVGEAVALLRRELDGRTPVIGFCGAPFTLAAYLVQGEGKEGFGALKALLYREPATVEALLEKLATLMTAHLRFQIRSGAQAVQLFDSWAGLLDPASYERFALRWVRNIVRDVADLGVPVIYFVNGAPHLVEAAAASGAGVLGVCWRLPLDRVAAAAGDGVALQGNLDPHALFAPPDVVRRLTADVLARVAGRRGHIMNLGHGILPETPIESVEALIETVQAPRPAAEAVRP; from the coding sequence ATGACCGACCGATTCCTCAGGGCGTGCCGACGCGAGGCCGTGGACCGCACGCCGGTCTGGATCATGCGCCAGGCCGGGCGCTACCTGCCCGAATACCGCGCCCTGCGTCAGCGCGTGGACTTCCTCACGCTGTGCAAGACGCCGGAGCTCGCCGTGGAGGCGTCGCTCCAGCCGCTCCGGCGCTTTCCGCTGGACGCCTCGATCATCTTCTCGGACATCCTGCTGCCGCTCGAGGCGCTGGGCTGCGAGATGACGTTCAACCCGGGTCCGAAGCTGGCGGCGCCGGTGCGGACGCGAGAGGCGGTCGATCGGCTGACGCTCCGTCCCGTGGAGGAGACGGTGCCGTTCGTCGGCGAGGCCGTCGCGCTGCTGCGCCGGGAGCTGGACGGCCGGACGCCCGTCATCGGCTTCTGCGGGGCCCCCTTCACGCTCGCCGCGTACCTGGTGCAGGGCGAGGGCAAGGAAGGCTTCGGCGCGCTGAAGGCCTTGCTGTACCGCGAGCCGGCCACCGTCGAGGCCCTGCTCGAGAAGCTCGCCACGCTCATGACGGCCCACCTGCGGTTCCAGATCCGCTCGGGCGCGCAGGCCGTGCAGCTGTTCGATTCGTGGGCCGGGCTCCTGGATCCCGCCAGCTACGAGCGCTTCGCCCTCCGCTGGGTGCGGAACATCGTGCGGGACGTGGCCGACCTGGGCGTGCCCGTGATCTACTTCGTGAACGGCGCGCCGCACCTGGTCGAGGCGGCGGCCGCGTCCGGCGCCGGCGTGCTGGGCGTCTGCTGGCGGCTGCCGCTGGACCGGGTCGCCGCCGCGGCCGGCGACGGCGTCGCCCTGCAGGGCAACCTGGATCCGCACGCGCTCTTCGCGCCGCCCGACGTCGTGCGGCGCCTGACCGCCGACGTGCTCGCCCGCGTGGCGGGCCGCCGCGGCCACATCATGAACCTGGGCCACGGCATCCTGCCCGAGACGCCCATCGAGAGCGTCGAGGCCCTGATCGAGACGGTGCAGGCGCCCCGGCCGGCCGCGGAGGCGGTCCGCCCGTGA
- the hemN gene encoding oxygen-independent coproporphyrinogen III oxidase, with amino-acid sequence MSAPDAATVAGLLARYNKPGPRYTSYPTAVEFNGGVGAGAYTASLAAADAHPDDPLSIYVHLPFCEERCAYCGCFVVITKHRDVTGRYLDYLEREVDLLAAHLPRRRRVSQLHWGGGTPTYYTADELARLFGRLASHFTFTPDAEIGVEIDPRVTTVEQLTTLRGLGFNRLSMGVQDFTPEVQEAVNRIQSYEDTRALVEHARAIGFRSINIDLIYGLPYQTTATFSRTLDQVLTLRPERVAAYSFAFVPWMKAHMKHLPEDSLPGPDVKIALLSLTREAFVGAGYSEIGMDHFATPEDELSRALAGRTLHRNFMGYTVQSARDMVALGVSAIGDVQGTFVQNTKKLNEYYDAIDAGQFPIERGYALDDDDRLRRHVITELMCNGHLDVRAVEARFGIVFADYFADAIGALTGPDSPAGDGLVEVGPDAIVVTGVGRMFVRNVCMPFDRYLGARTAGAKPVFSKTV; translated from the coding sequence GTGAGCGCGCCCGACGCCGCGACCGTCGCCGGACTCCTCGCCCGCTACAACAAGCCGGGGCCGCGCTACACGTCGTACCCCACGGCGGTGGAGTTCAATGGTGGCGTGGGCGCCGGCGCCTACACGGCGAGCCTCGCCGCGGCCGACGCGCATCCCGACGACCCCCTGTCGATCTACGTCCACCTCCCGTTCTGCGAGGAGCGCTGCGCCTACTGCGGCTGCTTCGTCGTCATCACGAAGCACCGCGACGTGACCGGGCGCTACCTGGACTACCTCGAGCGCGAGGTGGACCTGCTGGCCGCGCACCTGCCCCGTCGCCGGCGCGTGTCCCAGCTGCACTGGGGCGGCGGCACGCCCACGTACTACACGGCGGACGAGCTCGCGCGGCTGTTCGGCCGCCTGGCCTCGCACTTCACGTTCACGCCGGACGCCGAGATCGGCGTCGAGATCGATCCCCGCGTCACGACGGTCGAGCAGCTCACGACGCTGCGGGGGCTCGGCTTCAACCGGCTCTCGATGGGCGTGCAGGACTTCACGCCCGAGGTGCAGGAGGCCGTCAACCGCATCCAGAGCTACGAGGACACGCGCGCGCTGGTCGAGCACGCGCGGGCCATCGGGTTCCGCTCGATCAACATCGACCTGATCTACGGGCTGCCGTACCAGACGACCGCGACCTTCTCGCGGACGCTCGACCAGGTGCTCACGCTGCGCCCCGAGCGGGTGGCCGCGTACTCGTTCGCCTTCGTGCCCTGGATGAAGGCGCACATGAAGCACCTGCCCGAGGACTCGCTCCCGGGCCCAGACGTCAAGATCGCGCTCCTGTCGCTGACGCGCGAGGCGTTCGTGGGGGCCGGCTACAGCGAGATCGGCATGGACCACTTCGCGACGCCGGAGGACGAGCTGTCGCGGGCGCTGGCCGGACGCACGCTCCACCGCAACTTCATGGGCTACACGGTGCAGTCGGCCCGCGACATGGTCGCGCTCGGCGTCTCGGCCATCGGCGACGTCCAGGGGACGTTCGTCCAGAACACCAAGAAGCTGAACGAGTACTACGACGCCATCGACGCCGGGCAGTTCCCGATCGAGCGCGGCTACGCGCTGGACGACGACGACCGCCTCCGGCGCCACGTCATCACCGAGCTGATGTGCAACGGGCACCTCGACGTCCGCGCGGTGGAGGCCCGTTTCGGCATCGTCTTCGCCGACTATTTCGCCGACGCGATCGGGGCGCTGACCGGGCCGGACTCGCCCGCCGGCGACGGCCTGGTCGAGGTGGGCCCCGACGCCATCGTCGTGACCGGCGTCGGGCGGATGTTCGTGCGCAACGTGTGCATGCCCTTCGATCGCTACCTCGGCGCGCGGACCGCCGGCGCCAAGCCGGTCTTCAGCAAGACCGTATGA